The proteins below are encoded in one region of Acidobacteriota bacterium:
- a CDS encoding acyl-CoA carboxylase subunit beta: MDRIEELRERLAAARQGGGSARIEKQHDAGKLTARERIEILVDPGSFEETDAMVVHRCTDFGMEKQRIPGDGVVTGFARIEGRPVALFSQDFTVFGGSLSETYAQKICKVMDMALKMGCPMIGLNDSGGARIQEGAASLAGYADIFLRNTLVSGVIPQISAIMGPCAGGAVYSPAITDFTVMVKDSSYMFITGPDVIRAVTHEEVTKEELGGALTHSSQSGVSHFAANDDPHALGLIRRLLSFLPQNNHEDPPRVASEDPADRREESLNGLVPDNPNKPYDIKQVITAIADEGDFFEVHENYARNIVIGFARLDGRSVGIVANQPAALAGVLDIDASKKGARFVRFCDAFNIPLIVFEDVPGFLPGVAQEHGGIIVHGAKLLYAFAEATVPKLTVITRKAYGGAYCVMASKHLRTDLNLAWPTAEIAVMGAEGAVEILYRKGLREADDAETFKKQRADEYRKAFANPYIAAQRGYVDAVIEPADTRLRLIQALRRLETKVDPSPPKKHGNIPL, translated from the coding sequence GTGGACAGGATTGAAGAGCTGCGTGAGCGACTGGCAGCCGCACGTCAAGGTGGTGGTAGCGCGAGAATCGAAAAGCAGCACGACGCCGGTAAGCTGACGGCTCGAGAGAGAATCGAGATTCTCGTCGATCCCGGTTCTTTCGAAGAAACCGACGCCATGGTGGTGCATCGCTGTACCGATTTCGGGATGGAGAAGCAGCGCATCCCGGGTGACGGCGTCGTGACGGGCTTCGCCCGCATCGAAGGCCGTCCCGTGGCTCTCTTCTCACAGGACTTCACGGTCTTCGGAGGGAGCCTCTCGGAGACCTACGCCCAGAAAATCTGCAAGGTGATGGACATGGCCCTCAAGATGGGCTGCCCGATGATCGGTTTGAACGACTCCGGCGGGGCCAGGATCCAGGAAGGAGCGGCCTCGCTGGCGGGCTATGCCGACATCTTCCTGCGCAATACCCTGGTTTCGGGCGTGATTCCCCAGATTTCCGCGATCATGGGGCCTTGCGCCGGGGGTGCCGTCTATTCTCCGGCGATTACCGATTTCACGGTGATGGTCAAGGACAGTTCCTACATGTTCATCACCGGTCCCGACGTGATCCGGGCCGTGACCCATGAGGAGGTGACCAAGGAGGAACTCGGTGGGGCGCTGACCCATTCTTCCCAGAGCGGCGTCTCGCACTTCGCGGCCAACGATGATCCACACGCCCTCGGGCTGATTCGACGCTTACTTTCCTTCCTGCCCCAGAACAACCACGAGGATCCGCCGCGTGTGGCCAGCGAGGATCCGGCGGACCGCCGGGAGGAATCGCTCAACGGCCTGGTACCCGACAATCCCAACAAGCCGTACGATATCAAGCAGGTGATCACGGCCATCGCGGACGAAGGCGACTTTTTCGAAGTCCACGAGAACTACGCGCGCAACATCGTCATCGGTTTCGCCCGCCTCGACGGTCGCAGCGTCGGCATCGTGGCCAACCAGCCGGCGGCCCTCGCCGGTGTGCTCGATATCGACGCCTCGAAGAAGGGGGCGCGGTTCGTGCGCTTCTGCGACGCCTTCAATATTCCGCTGATTGTCTTCGAGGACGTCCCGGGGTTCCTGCCCGGTGTGGCTCAAGAGCACGGCGGCATCATCGTCCACGGGGCCAAGCTGCTCTATGCCTTTGCCGAGGCCACCGTCCCCAAGTTGACGGTGATCACCCGCAAGGCCTACGGCGGCGCCTATTGCGTGATGGCCAGCAAGCATTTGCGCACCGATCTCAACCTCGCCTGGCCCACGGCCGAAATCGCCGTGATGGGCGCGGAAGGAGCGGTGGAGATTCTCTACCGTAAGGGTCTGCGTGAGGCGGACGACGCCGAGACGTTCAAAAAGCAGCGGGCGGACGAGTACCGCAAGGCCTTCGCCAACCCCTACATTGCAGCGCAGCGGGGCTACGTGGACGCGGTGATCGAACCGGCGGACACACGGTTGCGCCTGATCCAGGCCCTGAGGCGCTTGGAGACGAAGGTCGATCCCTCTCCGCCGAAGAAGCACGGCAACATTCCCCTCTAG
- a CDS encoding biotin/lipoyl-containing protein translates to MRFKAFDGDRELDVEIEPLDGGYAVTIDGQRREIDAAKLEGSHYSLIVDHRSYDVSVTAGEGGTYTVRHSGRQRSVRLVDPLVAAAGAHLDRSGPAPITAVMPGRVVKVMVEEGQEVAEGQGLIILEAMKMENEVEAPRAGRVTTLKVTPGQNLESGELIALIE, encoded by the coding sequence ATGAGATTCAAGGCCTTCGACGGTGATCGGGAGTTGGACGTTGAGATCGAGCCTCTCGACGGGGGCTACGCCGTGACCATCGACGGTCAGCGCCGGGAAATCGACGCCGCCAAGCTCGAGGGATCCCACTACTCTCTGATTGTCGATCACCGGTCCTATGACGTGTCGGTCACGGCCGGAGAGGGGGGGACGTACACGGTGCGGCACAGCGGGCGGCAGCGTTCCGTGCGGCTGGTCGATCCCCTCGTGGCGGCCGCCGGGGCTCATCTCGATCGCAGCGGCCCGGCCCCGATCACGGCCGTCATGCCGGGGCGGGTGGTCAAGGTGATGGTGGAAGAAGGTCAGGAGGTCGCCGAAGGCCAGGGCCTGATCATTCTCGAAGCGATGAAGATGGAGAACGAGGTGGAGGCTCCCCGGGCGGGCAGGGTCACCACCCTGAAAGTGACTCCGGGGCAAAATCTGGAGTCGGGAGAGCTCATCGCCTTGATCGAGTAG
- the fsa gene encoding fructose-6-phosphate aldolase — MKFFIDTADIGEIREALDLGVLDGVTTNPSLVAKTGRPFREVLEEILEVVDGPVSAEVTSTDLEGMKREATELSGIHENIVVKIPIIREGLKAVRWCSSQGIRTNVTLCFHPLQALMAAKAGATYISPFVGRLDDISTDGMELIEQIRRIYDNYGFDTEILVASVRHPMHVVQAGLIGADVATIPFKVIAQLVQHPLTDLGLERFLEDWKKVPGN; from the coding sequence ATGAAGTTCTTTATCGATACGGCGGATATCGGAGAAATCCGTGAGGCGCTCGACCTGGGTGTCCTCGACGGTGTGACGACCAACCCCTCCCTGGTGGCGAAGACCGGGCGGCCCTTCCGGGAAGTTCTGGAGGAAATCCTCGAAGTGGTCGACGGCCCGGTCAGCGCGGAGGTGACTTCCACCGACCTCGAAGGGATGAAGCGCGAGGCGACGGAACTGAGCGGGATCCACGAAAACATCGTGGTCAAGATTCCCATCATCCGCGAGGGTCTCAAGGCGGTGCGCTGGTGTTCGAGCCAGGGCATCCGAACCAACGTGACGCTCTGCTTCCACCCGCTGCAGGCGCTGATGGCGGCCAAGGCGGGGGCGACCTACATCTCCCCTTTCGTGGGACGGCTCGACGATATCTCCACCGACGGGATGGAACTGATCGAGCAGATCCGCAGGATCTACGACAACTATGGTTTCGACACCGAGATTCTGGTCGCCAGCGTGCGTCACCCGATGCACGTGGTGCAAGCCGGCCTGATCGGTGCCGATGTGGCCACGATTCCTTTCAAGGTCATCGCCCAGCTCGTCCAACATCCGTTGACGGATTTGGGTCTCGAGCGTTTTCTCGAAGATTGGAAGAAGGTACCTGGGAACTGA
- the accC gene encoding acetyl-CoA carboxylase biotin carboxylase subunit, with amino-acid sequence MFRKILIANRGEIAVRVIRACWDLDIGTVAVYSSADRGAPHVRQADEAWAIGPAPAAESYLRIDKIIDVARASGAEAIHPGYGFLAENPEFADACAEAGLVFIGPPASAMRAMGDKVEARRRMIEAGVPVVPGTEGAFDGNTEQALAEAERIGYPVIIKAAAGGGGKGMRVVDGPEDMAGALERARSEAQASFANPTVYIERYIRRPRHIEVQVLFDSHGNGVSFGERECSIQRRHQKIIEESPSPVIDAETREKIGSMALAAARAADYVGAGTVEFLRDDDGSFYFMEVNARLQVEHPVTEEVYGRDLVKAQIRVAAGEKLRWRQDELVPRGHAIECRITAEDPDRNFMPCPGRIDAVRVPSGPGIRDDSAISAGYTIPIQYDPMIGKLIARGASRGEAIRRMRRALEEYRLEGITTNIPFLRRVMDHPDFVAGNLHTGFIAEHEEELRSAGDRGADEITLCAAAIHAYRSQIKRSLEQDAGSTTAGTSNWLRLGRARSLGRLS; translated from the coding sequence GTGTTTCGGAAGATTCTCATCGCCAATCGCGGGGAAATTGCCGTACGGGTGATCAGGGCCTGTTGGGACCTGGACATCGGGACGGTCGCTGTCTATTCGAGTGCCGACCGCGGGGCTCCCCATGTCAGGCAGGCCGACGAGGCCTGGGCCATCGGGCCGGCCCCCGCCGCCGAGTCCTACCTGCGAATCGACAAGATCATCGACGTGGCCCGCGCCTCGGGGGCCGAGGCGATCCATCCGGGTTACGGCTTTCTGGCGGAGAACCCCGAGTTTGCCGACGCCTGCGCGGAGGCCGGCCTGGTCTTCATCGGGCCACCGGCTTCCGCCATGCGCGCGATGGGTGACAAAGTCGAGGCGCGGCGGCGGATGATCGAGGCCGGTGTACCCGTCGTACCGGGCACGGAAGGCGCCTTCGACGGGAACACCGAGCAGGCCCTGGCGGAGGCCGAGCGAATCGGCTATCCGGTCATCATCAAGGCCGCGGCCGGCGGCGGCGGCAAGGGCATGCGTGTTGTCGATGGCCCGGAAGACATGGCCGGGGCTCTCGAGCGGGCACGTTCCGAGGCGCAGGCGAGTTTCGCCAATCCCACGGTCTACATCGAGCGTTACATTCGCCGACCGCGGCACATCGAGGTGCAGGTTCTCTTCGACAGCCACGGCAACGGCGTTTCCTTCGGTGAACGGGAGTGTTCGATTCAGCGGCGGCATCAGAAGATCATCGAGGAATCGCCCTCCCCGGTGATCGACGCCGAGACACGCGAAAAGATCGGTTCGATGGCCCTGGCGGCGGCGCGCGCCGCGGACTACGTGGGTGCCGGCACCGTCGAATTCCTGAGAGACGATGATGGCTCGTTCTACTTCATGGAGGTCAACGCCCGCCTCCAGGTGGAGCACCCGGTGACCGAGGAGGTCTACGGCCGGGACCTGGTCAAGGCCCAGATCCGCGTCGCGGCCGGAGAGAAGCTGCGCTGGAGGCAGGACGAGTTGGTGCCTCGAGGCCATGCCATCGAGTGCCGAATCACCGCCGAGGACCCGGATCGCAATTTCATGCCCTGCCCCGGACGCATCGATGCGGTGCGCGTTCCGTCCGGTCCCGGCATTCGAGACGATTCGGCGATCAGCGCCGGCTACACGATTCCGATTCAGTACGATCCCATGATCGGAAAGTTGATCGCCCGCGGGGCGAGCCGCGGTGAAGCCATTCGGCGGATGCGTCGCGCCCTCGAGGAGTACCGCCTCGAAGGTATCACGACCAACATCCCCTTCCTGCGGCGGGTCATGGACCACCCTGATTTCGTCGCCGGCAACCTGCACACCGGTTTCATCGCGGAGCACGAAGAAGAGTTGCGGAGTGCCGGCGACCGCGGCGCGGACGAGATCACTCTCTGTGCCGCGGCGATTCACGCCTACCGCAGCCAGATCAAGCGCAGTCTGGAGCAGGACGCCGGCTCCACTACCGCCGGCACTTCCAACTGGCTCCGGCTCGGTCGGGCCAGGTCCCTGGGGAGACTCTCATGA
- the gyrB gene encoding DNA topoisomerase (ATP-hydrolyzing) subunit B, whose protein sequence is MSERADQPGAFPGAEAAGDGPDYNASSIKVLKGLEAVRKRPGMYIGSTSVHGLHHLVWEVVDNSIDEAQAGHCDRIEVTVHADNSVTVLDNGRGIPVDLHEDLGISAAEVVMTHLHAGGKFDSEAYKVSGGLHGVGVSVVNALAEALELEIWRDGKVYNQDYCRGVPVTPFRETGRTERRGTKVTFRPDPEIFETLDFVFDTLAQRLRELAFLNSGVRIILRDEREARIREVEFHYEGGIVEFVSHLNAKRSPLHEPPIFITGRRDGVSVEIALQYNDSYQEMLFAFANSINTAEGGTHLSGFRAALTRTLNAYLQSDTAKLPKEMKGVSLSGEDVREGLAAVVSVKVPDPQFEGQTKTKLGNSEVRGAVESLVNDQLGAFLAEHPRDARAVLSKAVQALRAREAARKAKELTRRKGVLDSGSLPGKLADCQSRDPAESELFLVEGDSAGGSAKQGRDRRYQAILPLRGKILNVEKARYDKMLSHEEIRTIITALGCGFGQQDLDISKLRYHKIILMTDADVDGSHIRTLLLTFFFRQMRELIDRGHLFIAQPPLFKIKKGKEELYLQNEVELDAYLIRKAAEERTVRSTGSGREWTGHALVHLLEQKVEFRRYREALERRGWPGPAVTALLERGFASRADFSDRPRLERLAETLESLGHDVRSIEENPEHGDYSIRAVAMNLGHREYVLSDDVVLTGEYRQLRTLYPHIAELDHGPIEVHHNGTVETIDTAAELLDSLLEAGRRGVTVQRYKGLGEMNPEQLWETTMEPSRRRLLQVTVNDAVEASDIFTLLMGDAVEPRRAFIEENALDVKNLDV, encoded by the coding sequence ATGTCTGAAAGGGCTGATCAGCCGGGAGCGTTTCCCGGGGCGGAAGCCGCGGGGGACGGGCCCGACTACAACGCGAGTTCGATCAAGGTCCTCAAAGGCCTCGAAGCCGTACGCAAGCGCCCCGGCATGTACATCGGGTCGACCAGCGTTCATGGTTTGCATCACCTGGTCTGGGAAGTCGTCGACAATTCCATCGACGAGGCGCAGGCCGGTCACTGCGATCGGATCGAGGTCACGGTTCACGCCGACAACTCCGTGACGGTTCTCGACAACGGTCGCGGCATTCCCGTCGATCTCCACGAAGATCTCGGTATTTCCGCGGCCGAGGTGGTCATGACCCACCTTCATGCCGGCGGCAAGTTCGACTCCGAGGCCTACAAGGTCAGCGGGGGCCTGCATGGTGTGGGAGTCTCCGTGGTCAACGCCCTGGCCGAGGCTCTCGAACTCGAGATCTGGCGCGACGGCAAGGTCTACAACCAGGACTACTGCCGTGGTGTGCCGGTCACGCCGTTCCGTGAAACCGGGCGCACGGAACGGCGTGGCACCAAGGTCACCTTCCGGCCCGATCCGGAAATCTTCGAAACTCTCGACTTCGTCTTCGATACCCTGGCCCAGCGCCTGCGCGAACTGGCTTTTCTCAACAGCGGTGTACGCATCATCCTTCGCGATGAGCGTGAGGCGCGGATCCGCGAGGTGGAGTTCCACTACGAAGGAGGCATCGTCGAGTTCGTCTCCCATCTCAACGCCAAGCGTTCCCCGCTTCACGAGCCACCGATCTTCATCACCGGGCGGCGCGACGGCGTTTCCGTCGAGATCGCCCTGCAGTACAACGACTCCTACCAGGAAATGCTCTTCGCCTTCGCCAACTCGATCAACACCGCTGAAGGGGGCACTCATCTCTCCGGTTTCCGGGCCGCGTTGACCCGCACGCTCAACGCCTACCTCCAATCCGACACCGCCAAACTGCCGAAGGAAATGAAGGGTGTCTCTCTCAGCGGCGAGGACGTTCGCGAGGGGTTGGCGGCGGTCGTTTCGGTCAAGGTTCCCGACCCGCAGTTCGAGGGGCAGACCAAGACCAAGCTCGGCAACAGCGAAGTCCGGGGGGCCGTGGAAAGCCTGGTCAACGATCAGTTGGGGGCTTTCCTCGCCGAGCATCCGCGAGACGCACGCGCCGTACTGTCCAAGGCGGTCCAGGCTCTGCGAGCCCGTGAAGCGGCTCGCAAGGCCAAAGAGCTGACCCGCCGCAAGGGAGTTCTCGATTCCGGCTCCCTGCCCGGCAAGTTGGCCGATTGCCAGAGCCGCGATCCGGCGGAGTCCGAGCTCTTTCTCGTCGAGGGAGATTCGGCGGGAGGTTCCGCCAAGCAAGGCCGCGATCGTCGCTACCAGGCGATTCTTCCCCTGCGGGGCAAGATCCTCAACGTGGAGAAGGCGCGCTACGACAAGATGCTCTCCCATGAGGAAATCCGTACGATCATCACCGCCCTCGGCTGCGGCTTCGGCCAGCAGGACCTCGATATCTCCAAGCTGCGCTATCACAAGATCATCCTGATGACCGACGCCGACGTGGATGGAAGTCACATTCGCACCTTGTTGTTGACTTTCTTCTTCCGCCAGATGCGGGAGCTGATCGATCGCGGCCACCTTTTCATCGCCCAGCCGCCCCTGTTCAAGATCAAAAAGGGCAAGGAAGAACTCTACCTCCAGAACGAGGTCGAGCTCGACGCCTACCTGATCCGCAAGGCCGCCGAGGAGCGTACTGTGCGGTCTACCGGATCGGGCCGGGAATGGACGGGCCATGCGCTGGTCCACCTGCTCGAGCAGAAGGTGGAATTCCGTCGCTACCGCGAGGCGCTCGAGCGTCGTGGTTGGCCGGGACCCGCTGTCACGGCCCTTCTCGAGCGCGGTTTCGCTTCCCGAGCCGACTTTTCCGACCGCCCGCGGCTCGAACGCCTGGCCGAAACCCTCGAGTCTCTAGGCCACGATGTCCGCTCGATCGAGGAGAATCCCGAACACGGTGACTACTCCATTCGCGCCGTGGCGATGAACCTTGGGCACCGCGAGTACGTGCTCAGCGACGATGTGGTCCTCACCGGCGAGTACCGCCAGCTCCGAACGCTCTATCCCCACATTGCGGAACTCGACCACGGTCCGATCGAAGTCCACCACAACGGGACGGTGGAAACCATCGACACCGCGGCCGAACTACTCGACTCCCTGCTCGAAGCCGGCCGCCGGGGCGTGACGGTCCAGCGTTACAAGGGACTCGGTGAGATGAACCCGGAGCAGCTCTGGGAAACGACGATGGAGCCGTCGCGGCGTCGGTTGTTGCAGGTGACGGTGAACGACGCCGTGGAGGCCAGTGACATTTTCACTCTCCTGATGGGAGATGCGGTGGAGCCGCGACGGGCTTTCATCGAAGAGAACGCTCTCGACGTGAAGAACCTCGACGTGTGA
- a CDS encoding helix-turn-helix transcriptional regulator, with protein MSGGSQHPARAVRELLRERRVLLGLTQAEAARRASGDRRIQQQFVANLESRGIPSTARKVISYAMSLGIDLAEFQALAGMDLRWSDHLVGLDWSQVQENITAAFTAGDVRQAIGMTYAALERARAERNALQEGRHLWLLGIFLDQGDRPWLARTFFEKALQTGAFEGLERNKLLCALAKIHAELALPEIAMAIIGMVDETVHEPGSLDELFYLSTRSTLEFIAGRFDQAVEIDSVIDQRLNELHDELTGGDGEYPAEIYDWAWGQQARFLRALAWTGDLGRAAGVARRLEARREEVPERRARFLLALGEYSLAADRLFAADRQFTEALDLSRQIDDRDWIFLAKLGQARVAQRQGRTALVRELYRDLRRHERDRPRKPYQRSLLEQLAAGIEKTRGTP; from the coding sequence ATGTCCGGAGGATCGCAGCACCCGGCGCGCGCCGTTCGCGAACTGCTCCGCGAACGGCGCGTCCTGCTGGGTCTGACCCAGGCGGAAGCCGCCCGGCGCGCCTCCGGCGACCGCCGGATCCAGCAACAATTCGTGGCCAACCTCGAATCGCGGGGCATCCCCAGTACGGCCCGCAAGGTCATCTCCTACGCCATGAGCCTGGGCATAGACCTGGCCGAGTTTCAGGCCCTCGCAGGCATGGATCTGCGCTGGTCCGACCACCTGGTCGGCCTGGACTGGTCCCAGGTCCAAGAGAACATCACCGCTGCTTTCACCGCTGGTGACGTCCGGCAGGCGATCGGGATGACTTACGCGGCCCTCGAGCGCGCCCGCGCGGAGCGCAATGCCCTGCAGGAGGGGCGGCACCTGTGGCTGCTCGGGATCTTCCTCGATCAAGGCGACAGGCCGTGGCTGGCCCGTACTTTCTTCGAAAAGGCGCTCCAGACCGGAGCCTTCGAAGGCCTCGAGCGCAACAAACTGCTCTGCGCACTGGCCAAGATCCACGCTGAACTCGCTTTGCCGGAAATCGCCATGGCGATCATCGGCATGGTCGACGAAACGGTCCACGAGCCGGGATCCCTCGACGAACTCTTCTACCTCTCCACCCGATCCACGCTGGAGTTCATCGCCGGTCGGTTCGACCAGGCCGTCGAGATCGACAGCGTGATCGACCAGCGCCTGAACGAACTCCACGACGAGTTGACCGGTGGGGACGGCGAGTACCCGGCGGAAATCTACGACTGGGCCTGGGGGCAGCAAGCCCGGTTCCTGCGGGCTCTGGCCTGGACCGGTGACCTCGGCCGGGCCGCAGGGGTGGCTCGACGGCTGGAAGCGCGGCGGGAGGAAGTCCCTGAGCGTCGAGCCCGGTTCCTGCTCGCCCTCGGCGAGTACTCCCTTGCCGCAGACCGGCTTTTCGCCGCCGATCGACAATTCACAGAGGCTCTCGACTTGAGCCGGCAAATCGACGATCGAGACTGGATCTTCCTGGCCAAGCTGGGCCAGGCGCGAGTCGCGCAGCGGCAGGGGCGTACAGCGCTGGTCCGAGAACTCTACCGCGACCTGCGACGGCATGAGCGGGACCGACCCCGCAAGCCGTACCAGAGGTCGTTGCTCGAACAACTCGCAGCAGGAATCGAGAAGACGAGGGGAACGCCATGA
- the gyrA gene encoding DNA gyrase subunit A, whose amino-acid sequence MTDENQAIRQTPISIEDEMRHSYLDYAMSVIIGRALPDVRDGLKPVHRRVLYAMYQSGNVAGRSYRKSAKTVGEVIGKFHPHGDQAVYDTIVRMAQDFSLRYPLVDGQGNFGSIDGDPAAAMRYTEIRMAPLAGEMLRDIDKRTVDFGPNYDNTEDEPLVLPCGFPNLLANGADGIAVGMATRIPPHNLRELIDAARHLIQNPGCSVADLLQYVKGPDFPTSGVIYGRSGIHQAYHTGRGKIIVRGRVEYEEAKKGRDRLVIEEIPYQVNKVQLIEEIAGLVRDKRIEGIADIRDESDRHGIRVVLELRKDAVPKVVENLLYKHTRLQTTFGAIFLAIVAGRPRVLDLKSMLSFYLTHRREVVVRRTQYLLEQAEARAHILEGLKKALDHLDAVIALIRASKTPAEAKQGLIDRFEFTAIQAQAILDMRLQRLTQLERDKLLEELAELLAKIEHYRQILASTSMVDEIVLEELEEVRRRFGDERRTEIVEDEGEIRTLDMITEEDMVVTLSHRGYVKRTALAEYRTQGRGGKGIRLMEVRDEDFLSRVRIVSTHDTSLWFTSAGKVHSLPVYRLPEAGRASRGKPIVNQLGLAPDEKIQGLLALRDFKQPGLFVVTVTRRGMVKRTPLEAYANIRAGGIIALSLVEGDSLISVRLVGEDDHLLIATRKGMAIRFPAKEVRSMGRTARGVRGITLREGDEVVQASVLKGGEDLLTVTEKGYGKRTAETEYRSQGRGGMGLINLKVSEKTGTVVSAIPVRNDDEIIVATRLGQVIRTPVEQDGHSKISRLGRSTQGVRIIRLKEGDSVVAFTRASQVADVEDEKE is encoded by the coding sequence ATGACCGACGAGAACCAGGCGATCCGACAAACACCGATCAGCATCGAAGACGAGATGCGCCACTCGTATCTCGACTACGCGATGTCCGTGATCATCGGCCGCGCCCTTCCCGACGTGCGCGACGGTCTCAAACCCGTGCATCGGCGGGTGCTCTATGCGATGTACCAGTCCGGCAATGTTGCCGGACGAAGTTATCGCAAGAGCGCCAAGACCGTCGGAGAGGTGATTGGAAAATTCCATCCCCACGGCGATCAGGCCGTCTACGACACGATTGTTCGCATGGCGCAGGATTTTTCCCTGCGCTATCCGCTGGTCGACGGTCAGGGAAACTTCGGATCTATCGACGGCGACCCGGCGGCGGCCATGCGATATACCGAAATCCGCATGGCTCCGCTGGCCGGGGAAATGCTGCGTGACATCGACAAGCGCACCGTCGATTTCGGACCGAACTACGACAACACGGAAGACGAACCGCTGGTTCTGCCCTGCGGCTTTCCCAACCTTCTGGCCAACGGGGCCGACGGAATCGCCGTCGGCATGGCGACCCGCATCCCACCGCACAACCTGCGAGAACTGATCGATGCCGCGCGGCACCTGATCCAGAACCCTGGTTGCAGCGTGGCCGACCTGTTGCAGTACGTGAAAGGTCCCGATTTTCCCACCTCCGGCGTCATTTACGGTCGTTCCGGGATTCACCAGGCCTACCACACGGGACGCGGCAAGATCATCGTGCGCGGTCGGGTGGAATACGAGGAAGCCAAGAAGGGCCGGGATCGGCTGGTGATCGAGGAGATTCCTTACCAGGTCAACAAGGTCCAGTTGATCGAGGAGATTGCGGGTCTCGTTCGCGACAAGCGAATCGAGGGGATCGCGGATATCCGCGACGAGTCCGATCGCCATGGCATTCGGGTCGTGCTCGAACTGCGTAAAGATGCGGTTCCGAAGGTGGTCGAGAACCTGCTCTACAAACATACCCGCCTGCAAACCACCTTCGGGGCGATTTTTCTCGCCATCGTCGCCGGTCGACCGCGGGTGCTCGATCTCAAGAGCATGCTCAGTTTCTACCTCACGCACCGTCGTGAGGTGGTGGTGCGGCGGACCCAGTACCTGCTCGAGCAGGCCGAGGCCCGGGCCCATATTCTCGAAGGCCTGAAAAAGGCTCTCGATCACCTCGACGCCGTTATCGCCCTGATCCGCGCCTCGAAGACACCAGCCGAGGCCAAGCAGGGCTTGATCGACCGCTTCGAGTTCACCGCGATCCAGGCCCAGGCGATTCTCGACATGCGCTTGCAGCGGCTGACCCAGCTCGAGCGGGACAAGTTGCTCGAGGAACTTGCCGAGTTGCTGGCCAAAATCGAGCACTACCGGCAGATTCTCGCCTCGACGAGCATGGTCGACGAGATCGTCCTCGAGGAGCTGGAAGAAGTACGCCGCCGTTTTGGCGACGAGCGAAGGACGGAAATCGTCGAAGACGAGGGAGAAATCAGAACCCTCGACATGATCACCGAAGAGGACATGGTCGTCACCCTCTCTCACCGTGGTTATGTCAAGCGGACGGCGTTGGCCGAGTACCGCACCCAAGGCCGGGGAGGGAAGGGCATCCGCTTGATGGAAGTCCGTGACGAGGATTTCCTCTCCCGGGTGAGGATCGTCTCGACTCACGACACCAGCCTCTGGTTCACTTCCGCCGGCAAGGTCCATTCGTTGCCGGTCTACCGGCTGCCGGAGGCCGGTCGGGCGTCACGCGGCAAGCCGATCGTCAACCAGCTCGGCCTGGCCCCCGACGAGAAGATCCAGGGGCTTCTCGCCCTGAGAGACTTCAAGCAGCCGGGGCTGTTCGTCGTCACGGTCACCCGGCGCGGCATGGTCAAGCGCACACCTCTCGAAGCCTATGCCAACATCCGGGCGGGAGGCATCATCGCGCTCTCGCTGGTCGAGGGTGACAGTCTGATTTCGGTGAGGCTGGTCGGCGAAGACGACCATCTCCTCATCGCCACGCGGAAGGGGATGGCGATTCGCTTCCCCGCGAAGGAAGTGCGGTCGATGGGCCGGACGGCCCGGGGCGTCCGCGGGATCACGCTCAGGGAGGGAGACGAGGTCGTGCAGGCGTCCGTCCTCAAGGGCGGAGAGGACCTGTTGACCGTGACCGAAAAGGGCTATGGCAAACGCACTGCGGAGACCGAGTACCGTTCCCAGGGGCGCGGGGGCATGGGACTGATCAACCTCAAGGTCTCGGAAAAGACCGGCACCGTCGTATCGGCGATTCCGGTCCGGAACGACGACGAAATCATCGTCGCCACGCGACTCGGGCAGGTGATCCGTACGCCCGTCGAGCAGGATGGGCACAGCAAGATCAGCAGGCTGGGTCGATCGACCCAGGGTGTGAGAATCATCCGACTCAAGGAAGGGGACAGCGTTGTCGCCTTCACCCGCGCCAGCCAGGTCGCTGACGTGGAAGACGAAAAGGAATAG